A region from the Sphingobacteriales bacterium genome encodes:
- the rpsQ gene encoding 30S ribosomal protein S17 produces MTTELTTERKLRKTRVGVVTSNKMEKTITVSVVRKLKHPKYGKFLKKTKKFHAHDENNECNIGDTVKIMETRPLSATKRWRLLEIVEKAK; encoded by the coding sequence ATGACAACCGAGTTAACAACGGAAAGAAAATTAAGGAAAACAAGAGTAGGGGTGGTTACTTCCAACAAAATGGAGAAAACCATTACCGTATCTGTTGTCCGTAAACTGAAACATCCCAAGTATGGTAAATTCTTGAAGAAAACCAAGAAATTTCATGCACACGATGAAAACAATGAATGCAACATCGGCGATACCGTAAAAATTATGGAAACACGCCCTTTAAGTGCAACAAAGAGATGGAGATTACTAGAAATCGTTGAAAAGGCTAAATAA